In Archangium violaceum, the following are encoded in one genomic region:
- a CDS encoding class I SAM-dependent methyltransferase: MFHPKGPSLMELLQQGLSSVERGYDLLAPKFEYTPFRTPDALLKASLEVAGKPGSVGSALDVCCGTGAAMRYLRPLCRERVVGLDLSQGMLDEAGRLLAQAPGEARVELVRGDALEMGWREEFDLVTSYGAFGHVLEEDEPRLVAGIHRALKPGGRFVFVTGEEPSRLRPGYWVARAFNAAMRVRNALWRPPFVMYYLTFLLPRARELLETHGFTVDVRPEALPEPYERYGFRVVIATRR, from the coding sequence ATGTTCCACCCCAAGGGACCGAGCCTCATGGAGCTCCTTCAGCAGGGCCTGAGCTCGGTGGAGCGCGGGTATGACCTGCTGGCGCCCAAGTTCGAGTACACGCCGTTCCGCACACCGGACGCGCTGCTGAAGGCGAGCCTGGAGGTGGCGGGCAAGCCGGGGAGCGTGGGGAGCGCGCTGGACGTGTGCTGCGGGACGGGGGCGGCGATGCGCTACCTGAGGCCGCTGTGCCGCGAGCGGGTGGTGGGGTTGGACCTGAGCCAGGGGATGCTGGACGAGGCGGGGCGGCTGCTGGCGCAAGCGCCGGGAGAAGCGCGGGTGGAGCTGGTGCGGGGCGACGCATTGGAGATGGGGTGGCGGGAGGAGTTCGACCTGGTGACGAGCTACGGCGCCTTCGGACACGTGCTGGAGGAGGACGAGCCGCGGCTGGTGGCGGGAATCCACCGGGCGCTGAAACCGGGAGGCCGCTTCGTGTTCGTCACGGGGGAGGAGCCCTCGAGGCTGCGCCCCGGGTACTGGGTGGCGCGGGCCTTCAACGCGGCCATGCGGGTGCGCAACGCGCTCTGGAGGCCGCCCTTCGTCATGTACTACCTGACCTTCCTGCTGCCGCGCGCCCGCGAGCTGCTGGAGACCCACGGGTTCACCGTGGACGTGCGCCCGGAAGCGCTGCCCGAACCGTATGAGCGGTACGGGTTTCGCGTGGTGATCGCCACCCGGCGCTGA
- a CDS encoding sensor histidine kinase produces MQLPLPSVRPIETPTPEQAASTEKAQRLRKSLVFAAGTLLLYGMDVLILGQPSLETLLTRVAWCAELLAYGWAVRKLDERWYPAVATLNSVLTSGFFLSLVYFTGQARSPYINLVPTVPLMMALVHPRHAGPAIGGGITSTLGVLGLMLATRDSVPHALGWACMVGSSTFFATYASGQLRKAQAAESEARLERARRESLEKLAVADRHRAQTEKLATVGRLAASVMHEINNPLAFVRSNLDFLRTEVLAQQLPDETRQELQEVMDETRTGVERIRQIVSDLKGFSRMDQEEPSECALADVVTDAARLAGVRLKHVAKLKVEVPAELPEVFATRRRLAQVLLNLLVNAGDALEEAKVQGGEVTVRGVAEGGRVTLMVEDNGPGIPPEVLPRVFDTFFTTKGPEKGTGLGLSISRELVERFGGTLRAENRPEGGARLCLELPVHAPTTTTTPLPLGEGRGEGI; encoded by the coding sequence GTGCAGCTGCCTCTGCCCTCTGTTCGCCCCATCGAGACCCCGACCCCCGAGCAAGCCGCGAGCACGGAGAAGGCACAACGGCTGAGAAAGAGCCTGGTGTTCGCGGCGGGCACGCTGCTGCTGTACGGCATGGACGTGCTCATCCTGGGGCAGCCGAGCCTCGAGACGCTGCTGACGCGGGTGGCCTGGTGCGCGGAGTTGTTGGCCTACGGCTGGGCGGTGCGGAAGCTGGACGAGCGCTGGTATCCGGCGGTGGCCACGCTCAACAGCGTGCTGACGAGCGGGTTCTTCCTGAGCCTCGTCTACTTCACGGGGCAGGCGCGGAGCCCGTACATCAACCTGGTGCCGACGGTGCCGCTGATGATGGCGCTCGTGCATCCACGGCATGCGGGGCCGGCCATTGGCGGTGGAATCACCAGCACGCTGGGGGTGCTGGGCCTGATGCTGGCGACGCGCGACAGCGTGCCGCACGCGCTGGGGTGGGCGTGCATGGTGGGCTCGTCCACGTTCTTCGCGACGTACGCCTCGGGGCAGTTGCGCAAGGCGCAGGCGGCCGAGAGCGAGGCCCGGCTGGAGCGAGCGCGGCGCGAGTCACTGGAGAAGCTGGCGGTGGCCGATCGCCACCGGGCACAGACGGAGAAGCTGGCGACGGTGGGGCGGCTGGCGGCGAGCGTGATGCACGAAATCAACAACCCGCTGGCTTTCGTGCGCTCCAACCTGGACTTCCTGCGCACGGAGGTGCTGGCGCAGCAGTTGCCGGACGAGACGCGGCAGGAGTTGCAGGAAGTGATGGACGAGACGCGCACGGGGGTGGAGCGAATCCGTCAGATTGTGTCGGACCTGAAGGGCTTCTCGAGGATGGATCAGGAGGAGCCGAGCGAGTGCGCGCTGGCGGACGTAGTGACGGACGCGGCGAGGCTGGCGGGGGTGAGGCTCAAGCACGTGGCGAAGCTGAAGGTAGAGGTACCGGCGGAGCTGCCGGAGGTGTTCGCCACGAGGAGGAGACTGGCGCAGGTGCTGTTGAACCTGCTGGTGAACGCGGGGGACGCGCTGGAGGAGGCGAAGGTGCAGGGGGGAGAGGTGACGGTGAGGGGAGTGGCGGAGGGGGGGAGGGTGACGCTGATGGTGGAGGACAATGGGCCAGGGATTCCACCCGAGGTCTTGCCGAGGGTGTTCGACACCTTCTTCACGACGAAGGGCCCGGAGAAGGGAACAGGACTGGGCCTGTCGATCTCACGAGAGCTGGTGGAGCGCTTCGGGGGAACACTGAGAGCGGAGAACCGCCCCGAGGGAGGCGCACGGCTGTGTCTGGAATTGCCGGTGCATGCGCCCACGACAACCACCACCCCTCTCCCTCTGGGAGAGGGACGGGGTGAGGGTATCTGA
- a CDS encoding sensor histidine kinase yields the protein MLHDMALSPMHHEDLADTALPVGLGPIVLLDAIQALVLVLDPKGCLVHLNRLGEQVLGRSTSEARGLRLEELVTPGHEQERERQALARLVEGPHPARHDGLWHTRGGQRRLLEWSTSRLESGEAAGYLVLTGVEVTERDQALREQVDFFQTLIDSIPNPIFHKTLDGRYRGCNRAFLEMHGKKREDIVGKSVWEMAPPELAARYAAKDQELFDHPGIQTYESQVRFGTGEVHDVIFYKATYTDSRGQPAGLVGIVLDITDRKRAEAALARAHDELEVRVRERTAELQKLKDAAVAADRTKSEFLNIASHELRTPLTSLHLVLTQARRQLEAHQPVSDVTLISRMERYTGRLTRLANDLLDASRLERGQLHIRTRPVDLRALVADVSEDFRQQHPQRPLEVRLLEGVAWVSADRDRIEQVLGNFLDNAMKYTPPEARVAVLLASWDSTFRVSVSDEGPGISPEEQAQLFQRFNRLSSSVHQPGLGLGLYISREIIARHGGSLGVQDHAGRPGITFFFELPRAR from the coding sequence ATGCTGCACGACATGGCCTTGTCGCCGATGCACCACGAGGACCTGGCGGACACGGCGCTGCCTGTTGGACTGGGCCCTATCGTGCTCCTGGATGCCATCCAGGCGCTCGTCCTGGTGCTCGACCCGAAGGGGTGCCTCGTCCACCTCAACCGCCTGGGAGAGCAGGTGCTCGGCCGCTCCACGAGCGAGGCGCGGGGCCTGCGTCTGGAGGAGCTCGTCACGCCAGGGCACGAGCAGGAGCGGGAGCGCCAGGCGCTCGCGCGGCTGGTGGAGGGTCCCCACCCGGCCCGTCACGACGGCCTCTGGCACACGCGCGGGGGCCAGCGCCGGCTGCTCGAGTGGAGCACGTCGCGGCTCGAGTCCGGGGAGGCGGCCGGCTACCTCGTCCTCACCGGCGTGGAGGTGACGGAGCGCGACCAGGCGCTGCGCGAGCAGGTGGACTTCTTCCAGACGCTCATCGACAGCATCCCCAACCCCATCTTCCACAAGACGCTGGATGGGCGTTACCGCGGCTGCAACCGGGCCTTCCTGGAGATGCACGGCAAGAAGCGCGAGGACATCGTCGGCAAGTCCGTCTGGGAGATGGCCCCGCCCGAGCTCGCCGCGCGCTACGCCGCCAAGGACCAGGAGCTCTTCGACCACCCGGGCATCCAGACGTACGAGTCCCAGGTGCGCTTCGGCACCGGCGAGGTGCACGACGTCATCTTCTACAAGGCCACGTACACGGACTCGCGCGGACAGCCGGCGGGGCTGGTGGGCATCGTCCTGGACATCACCGACCGCAAGCGCGCCGAGGCGGCCCTGGCCCGGGCCCACGACGAGCTGGAGGTGCGCGTGCGCGAGCGCACCGCGGAGCTGCAGAAGCTCAAGGACGCGGCCGTGGCGGCCGATCGCACCAAGAGCGAGTTCCTCAACATCGCCTCGCACGAGCTGCGCACGCCGCTCACGTCGCTGCACCTGGTGCTCACCCAGGCGCGGCGCCAGCTGGAGGCCCACCAGCCCGTCTCGGACGTCACGCTCATCTCGCGCATGGAGCGCTACACGGGGCGCCTCACCCGGCTGGCCAATGACCTGCTGGACGCCTCGCGGCTGGAGCGGGGCCAGCTGCACATCCGCACGCGGCCGGTGGACCTGCGCGCCCTGGTGGCCGACGTGTCCGAGGACTTCCGCCAGCAGCACCCCCAGCGCCCGCTGGAGGTGCGGCTGCTCGAGGGCGTCGCGTGGGTGAGCGCGGACCGGGACCGCATCGAGCAGGTGCTCGGCAACTTCCTCGACAACGCGATGAAGTACACGCCGCCCGAGGCCCGCGTGGCCGTGCTGCTGGCCTCCTGGGACAGCACCTTCCGCGTCTCCGTCTCCGACGAGGGCCCGGGGATTTCCCCCGAGGAGCAGGCCCAGCTCTTCCAGCGCTTCAACCGGCTGTCCTCCTCCGTGCACCAGCCCGGCCTGGGCCTGGGCCTCTACATCTCGCGCGAAATCATCGCGCGCCACGGCGGCTCCCTGGGCGTGCAGGACCACGCGGGCCGCCCGGGCATCACCTTCTTCTTCGAGCTGCCCCGCGCCCGCTGA